In Callospermophilus lateralis isolate mCalLat2 chromosome 10, mCalLat2.hap1, whole genome shotgun sequence, a single genomic region encodes these proteins:
- the Rbm6 gene encoding RNA-binding protein 6 isoform X3: MIHDKEVTLEYLPNPEFWYCKRCKASTGGHRFSCTFCKCPREETKQELITYPQPQKTSIPASLEKQPNQSPRPADKEPESRKQEEGQESRMGHQKRETERYLPHSRREGFTFRRDREKEPWCGETRQDGESKTIMLKRIYRSTPPEVIVEVLEPYVHLTTANVRIIKNRTGPMGHTYGFIDLDSHAEALRVVKILQNLDPPFSIDGKMVAVNLATGKRRNDSGDHSDHMHYYQGKKYFRDRRGGGRNSDWSSDTNRQGQQSSSDCYIYDSATGYYYDPLAGTYYDPNTQQEVYVPQDPGSPEEEEIKEKKPTSQGKSNSKKEMPKKDSKEKKDRGVTRFQENASEGKAPPEDVFKKPLPPTVKKEESPPPPKVVNPLIGLLGEYGGDSDYEEEEEEEQIPPLQPRPAQPQPRELLTKKENEEDKLTDWNKLACLLCRRQFPNKEVLIKHQQLSDLHKQNLEIHRKIKQSEQELAYLERREREGRFKEKGNDRREKLQSFDSPERKRIKYSRETDSDRKSVDKEDLDTNSKGGCVQQATGWRKGTGLGYGHPGLGSSEETDGRMRGPGVGTPGRTSKRQSNETYRDAVRRVMFARYKELD, translated from the exons TGTAAAGCTAGCACTGGTGGGCATCGATTTTCATGTACATTCTGCAAGTGCCCAAGGGAAG AAACCAAGCAAGAATTAATAACCTACCCTCAGCCTCAGAAAACATCCATACCAGCATCATTAGAAAAACAACCCAACCAGTCCCCAAGGCCAGCTGATAAGGAACCTGAATCTAGGAAGCAAGAAGAAGGACAAGAATCACGTATGGGACATCAAAAGAGAGAAACGGAAAGATATCTGCCCCATTCTCGAAGGGAAGGATTCACTTTCCGAAGAGACCGAGAGAAGGAGCCGTGGTGTGGAGAGACTCGACAAGatggagaaagcaaaa CAATAATGCTAAAACGCATCTATCGTTCCACTCCACCTGAGGTGATAGTGGAAGTGCTGGAGCCCTATGTCCACCTCACTACTGCCAATGTCCGTATCATCAAGAACAGAACTGGCCCCATGGGCCACACCTATGGCTTTATAGACCTCGACTCCCACGCG GAAGCTCTTCGTGTAGTGAAGATCTTACAGAATCTTGATCCACCGTTTAGCATTGATGGGAAGATGGTAGCTGTAAACTTGGCCACTGGAAAACGAAG AAATGACTCTGGGGACCATTCTGACCACATGCATTACTATCAG GGTAAAAAATATTTCCGAGATAGGAGGGGAGGTGGCAGAAATTCAGACTGGTCTTCGGATACAAATCGACAAGGACAGCAGT cATCATCTGACTGCTACATATATGATTCTGCTACTGGCTACTATTATGATCCCTTGGCAGGAACTTATTAtgaccccaacacccag CAAGAAGTCTATGTGCCCCAGGACCCTGGGTCACCTGAGGAAGAAGAGATAAAGGAAAAGAAACCCACCAGTCAAGGGAAGTCAAATAGCAAAAAGGAAATGCCTAAAAAAGATAGCAAGGAGAAAAAAGACAGAGGAGTGACAAGG TTTCAGGAAAATGCCAGTGAGGGGAAGGCCCCTCCAGAGGACGTCTTTAAGAAGCCCCTGCCTCCCACTGTGAAGAAGGAAGAAAGCCCCCCTCCA CCGAAAGTGGTAAACCCACTGATTGGCCTCCTGGGTGAATATGGAGGAGACAGTGACtatgaggaagaagaggaggaggaacagaTCCCTCCTCTACAGCCCCGCCCAGCACAGCCCCAGCCAAGGGAATTGCTGACCAAGAAGGAGAATGAAGAAGACAAACTTACTGACTGGAATAAACTGGCTTGTCTGCTCTGCAGGAGACAGTTtcccaataaagaagttctaatcaAACACCAACAGCTGTCAGACCTGCACAAG caaaacctggaaatccatcggAAGATAAAACAGTCTGAGCAGGAGCTAGCCTACCTGGAGAGGAGAGAACGCGAG GGTCGGTTTAAAGAGAAGGGAAATGATCGCAGGGAAAAGCTCCAGTCTTTTGACTCTCCAGAAAGGAAACGGATTAAATATTCCAGGGAAACTGACAG TGATCGTAAATCTGTTGATAAAGAAGACCTTGACACTAACAGTAAAGGTGGCTGTGTCCAGCAGGCCACTGGCTGGAGGAAAGGGACAGGCTTAGGATATGGCCATCCTGGATTGGGTTCATCAGAGGAG ACGGATGGCCGGATGCGGGGACCTGGTGTTGGCACTCCAGGAAGAACCAGCAAGAGACAGTCCAATGAAACTTACCGAGATGCTGTTCGAAGAGTAATGTTTGCTCGGTATAAAGAACTTGATTAA